A genomic stretch from Lathyrus oleraceus cultivar Zhongwan6 chromosome 2, CAAS_Psat_ZW6_1.0, whole genome shotgun sequence includes:
- the LOC127121473 gene encoding protein CRABS CLAW, whose translation MNLEEKVTMDLVPPSDQHLCYVRCNFCNTVLAVGIPCKRLLDTVTVKCGHCSNLSFLTTRPPNSKTQTVDHTLTLQGIYSCKKGQPSSSSSSSPTTSPESLSPKPPPFVVKPPEKKHRLPSAYNRFMKEEIQRIKAANPQIPHREAFSAAAKNWARFIPNSPTSSLSATKRNTE comes from the exons ATGAACCTAGAAGAGAAAGTTACCATGGACTTGGTTCCTCCATCTGATCAACACCTTTGTTACGTTCGTTGCAACTTCTGTAACACTGTCCTCGCT GTTGGAATACCATGCAAGAGGCTACTAGACACTGTGACAGTAAAGTGTGGACACTGCAGCAACCTCTCTTTTCTCACAACAAGACCACCAAATTCCAAAACTCAGACTGTTGATCATACCCTCACTCTCCAGGGAATTTACAGTTGCAAAAAGGGACAACCATCgtcttcctcttcttcttcccCAACTACATCACCTGAGTCATTGTCCCCTAAACCACCACCATTTGTTGTCAAAC CACCAGAGAAAAAGCACCGTCTGCCTTCTGCTTACAACCGTTTCATGAA AGAGGAGATACAGCGCATCAAAGCAGCGAACCCTCAGATCCCACATAGAGAAGCTTTCAGTGCTGCTGCAAAAAAT TGGGCTAGGTTCATCCCTAATTCACCAACCAGTTCACTTTCTGCAACTAAACGTAACACT GAATGA